A single region of the Bacteroidota bacterium genome encodes:
- a CDS encoding BrxA/BrxB family bacilliredoxin, producing MPYPEMLVAPMRQQLVDAGFKSLMTASEVETAMKNTEGTQLMVFNSVCGCAAGTARPGVMKAIKESSKVPTELLTVFAGQEVEAVAKAREFIAPYPPSSPSIGLYKNGELVHFVERHNIEGRSADMIAEHLKAVFEEYC from the coding sequence ATGCCATATCCAGAAATGTTAGTAGCCCCAATGCGTCAACAGTTAGTTGATGCGGGTTTCAAATCACTAATGACAGCCAGCGAAGTAGAAACCGCTATGAAAAATACAGAAGGAACCCAGTTAATGGTTTTTAATTCAGTTTGTGGATGCGCTGCAGGAACTGCACGCCCGGGAGTGATGAAAGCCATTAAAGAGTCAAGTAAAGTACCCACTGAGTTATTGACGGTATTTGCGGGCCAGGAAGTAGAAGCAGTTGCTAAAGCCCGTGAGTTTATAGCACCTTACCCCCCTTCATCACCTTCAATTGGCTTATACAAAAATGGCGAGTTGGTTCATTTTGTGGAGCGCCACAATATTGAGGGCAGAAGTGCCGATATGATAGCAGAACATTTAAAAGCGGTGTTCGAAGAATATTGCTAA
- a CDS encoding DUF4465 domain-containing protein has translation MKNRIYTKISVLATAFLLGVGANAQTVSTFESVELGGANNVKIPSNGSVVGQFTSGSCNFKSVYQIGFGGYWSAGWAYSKVNDTTTQSFDNLYSSYANKGYNNSPAYVVGQNNTVLSLSTAAQNTTLKGLYVSNATFAALSMKTGDAFAKKFGGTTGNDTDWFKLEIKGYSSGTLKSQAVDFYLADFRSSNNANDYIIKDWTWVDLSGLGNVDSLMFELSSSDAGQFGMNTPAFFAIDEIISQTDTATFENLTFPFGQNYWNRGSKVFTEVYTDGNANFVSAYTVSPSYNYWSKGFAISNYTDSVTEGLDNIYASANGKGSNGSAKYAIANNNSIIKLTSTAIGKRVSGLYVNNGTYAYYSMLKGDAFAKKFGGATGNDQDWFRLNIKAWHNGTKLNDSVLFYLADFRFTDNSQDYILKNWGWVNLTSFGNVDSLQFTLESSDVGQFGMNTPAYFAIDDFTTLNSGVGVADINKLKSLTVYPNPSASYIQLMADEKIETVNIYNVQGQEVLTTTGNSVDVSLLEQGVYMVSATTSNGTIKSKFIKE, from the coding sequence ATGAAAAATAGAATCTACACAAAAATCAGCGTTTTAGCCACTGCCTTTTTATTGGGAGTTGGAGCTAATGCACAAACGGTTTCAACTTTCGAGTCAGTTGAATTAGGCGGAGCAAACAACGTAAAAATTCCTAGCAACGGCAGTGTTGTTGGCCAGTTTACCAGTGGCTCATGTAATTTTAAAAGTGTTTACCAAATTGGTTTTGGCGGTTACTGGAGTGCAGGTTGGGCTTACTCAAAAGTAAACGATACCACTACCCAATCATTTGATAACTTATATAGTTCTTATGCAAATAAAGGGTATAACAATAGCCCGGCTTATGTAGTAGGACAAAACAATACAGTTCTTAGCTTAAGTACTGCAGCACAAAATACCACACTAAAAGGTTTGTATGTGAGCAATGCAACATTTGCTGCTTTAAGTATGAAAACAGGTGATGCATTTGCCAAAAAATTTGGTGGTACAACTGGAAACGATACAGATTGGTTTAAACTAGAAATTAAAGGATACAGCAGTGGTACTTTAAAAAGCCAGGCAGTTGATTTTTATTTAGCCGATTTCAGATCAAGCAACAACGCAAACGATTATATTATTAAAGACTGGACTTGGGTTGATTTATCAGGTCTTGGTAATGTAGATAGTTTAATGTTTGAATTAAGCTCAAGCGATGCAGGCCAGTTTGGTATGAACACCCCTGCTTTTTTTGCAATTGATGAAATTATTTCACAAACAGATACCGCTACTTTTGAAAATTTAACTTTTCCTTTTGGCCAAAACTATTGGAACAGAGGCAGCAAAGTATTTACCGAAGTATATACTGACGGTAATGCCAATTTTGTAAGTGCTTATACTGTTAGTCCTTCATACAACTACTGGAGTAAAGGATTTGCTATTTCTAATTATACCGATAGTGTTACTGAAGGATTGGATAATATTTATGCAAGTGCAAATGGAAAAGGTAGCAATGGTTCAGCTAAATATGCTATTGCAAACAACAACTCAATCATTAAACTAACCAGCACTGCTATTGGAAAAAGAGTATCAGGCTTATATGTAAACAATGGTACTTATGCTTATTACAGCATGTTAAAAGGCGATGCATTTGCTAAAAAATTCGGTGGTGCAACTGGAAACGATCAAGATTGGTTTAGATTAAATATTAAAGCATGGCACAACGGAACAAAATTAAACGATAGCGTGTTGTTTTATTTAGCTGATTTTAGATTTACTGATAACAGCCAGGATTATATATTAAAAAATTGGGGATGGGTTAATTTAACCAGCTTTGGTAATGTTGACAGCTTACAGTTTACTTTAGAGTCAAGCGATGTAGGACAATTTGGAATGAATACCCCTGCTTACTTTGCTATTGATGATTTTACTACATTAAACTCAGGAGTTGGTGTGGCTGATATCAATAAATTAAAAAGCTTAACAGTATATCCAAATCCAAGTGCTAGCTATATTCAATTAATGGCTGATGAAAAAATAGAAACAGTAAATATATACAATGTACAAGGTCAGGAAGTATTGACTACTACAGGTAATAGTGTAGATGTAAGTTTACTGGAGCAGGGAGTATATATGGTAAGTGCAACAACAAGCAACGGAACCATTAAAAGTAAATTTATTAAAGAATAA
- a CDS encoding DUF5522 domain-containing protein, with translation MANRINEDIKANKLPAKNELKEGEHFYFNEQGYMVFTEAYHKLRGYCCGNGCKHCPYNHKNVQF, from the coding sequence ATGGCAAATCGAATTAATGAAGATATAAAAGCCAATAAATTACCTGCCAAAAATGAATTAAAAGAAGGAGAACATTTTTATTTTAATGAACAGGGCTATATGGTTTTTACCGAGGCCTATCACAAATTACGTGGTTACTGTTGTGGCAATGGCTGTAAGCATTGCCCGTATAATCATAAAAACGTTCAGTTTTAA
- a CDS encoding DUF5074 domain-containing protein, protein MNKYCLYILVVCFALTACDKPPQTKAIQTLPDSTLGGVFIVNEGNYTQSNATLGFIDYSTNKTYDNVFESKNNRKLGDVFQSMTVINDNAYLVINNSGKVEVINAKTFQSVNTIKGLRSPRYICKTSYNKIYVSDLYANKISVVDLSTYETTKTIDLFGWSEEMISYKGKTYVTNVKTNHISIIDELTDQITDSIATPFAPKSIVQDSAHNLWILCGDVNATDKKHFIVQIDINTQSIIHQWQITTPQTAASKLHINKAGNTLFWIDEGIFKMGIYEQQLPTQAFIEKAGRLFYGFNIDNKRNQIWVSDVKDFNTTSDIYRYDLNGSLIEKLNGGKITSDFYFYAD, encoded by the coding sequence ATGAATAAATATTGCCTTTATATTTTAGTTGTTTGTTTTGCTTTAACTGCGTGCGATAAGCCACCACAAACAAAGGCAATTCAAACCTTGCCTGACTCTACGTTGGGAGGTGTTTTTATTGTAAATGAAGGTAACTATACCCAAAGCAACGCTACTTTAGGTTTTATAGACTATAGCACCAATAAAACATACGATAATGTTTTTGAAAGCAAAAATAACAGGAAGCTGGGCGATGTTTTTCAGTCAATGACTGTTATAAACGATAATGCCTATTTGGTTATTAATAATTCAGGTAAAGTAGAAGTAATCAATGCCAAAACATTTCAGTCAGTAAATACCATTAAAGGCTTACGCTCCCCGCGTTATATTTGCAAAACAAGCTACAACAAAATATACGTGAGCGATTTATATGCAAACAAAATCTCCGTAGTTGATTTAAGCACTTATGAAACCACCAAAACCATTGATTTATTTGGATGGAGCGAAGAAATGATTTCGTATAAAGGGAAAACTTATGTAACCAATGTTAAAACAAACCACATAAGTATTATTGATGAATTAACCGACCAGATTACAGATAGTATAGCAACACCGTTTGCACCCAAAAGCATCGTACAGGATTCAGCCCATAATTTATGGATACTCTGTGGCGATGTGAATGCTACGGATAAAAAACATTTTATAGTTCAGATAGATATCAATACACAATCCATTATACATCAATGGCAGATAACAACTCCACAAACAGCTGCCAGTAAACTACACATAAACAAAGCGGGCAATACCCTGTTTTGGATAGATGAAGGTATTTTTAAAATGGGTATTTACGAGCAGCAGTTACCTACACAGGCATTTATTGAAAAAGCAGGCAGGCTTTTTTATGGGTTTAATATTGACAATAAGCGTAACCAGATATGGGTTAGCGATGTAAAAGATTTTAATACCACCAGCGATATATACCGCTACGACCTGAATGGAAGTTTAATAGAGAAACTAAACGGAGGGAAAATAACAAGCGATTTTTACTTTTATGCAGATTAG
- the ndk gene encoding nucleoside-diphosphate kinase, with product MSNITFTMIKPDAVANGNIGKILDHITSAGYKIVAMKYIHLTEKTAGEFYGIHRERPFFKDLVGFMTSGPIVAAVLQKENAVADFRTLIGATDPKKADVGTIRNLYADSIEANAVHGSDSDENAAGEASFFFSNFERF from the coding sequence ATGAGCAATATAACATTCACAATGATTAAGCCTGATGCAGTAGCAAATGGCAATATCGGTAAAATTTTAGATCATATTACTTCAGCTGGTTACAAAATTGTAGCTATGAAATATATTCACTTAACTGAAAAAACGGCTGGTGAGTTTTACGGTATTCACCGTGAGCGCCCTTTCTTTAAGGATTTAGTTGGCTTTATGACCAGTGGTCCTATTGTAGCAGCCGTGTTACAAAAAGAAAATGCTGTAGCTGATTTCAGAACTTTAATCGGTGCAACTGATCCTAAAAAAGCTGACGTTGGAACAATTCGTAACTTATACGCTGATTCAATTGAAGCGAATGCGGTACATGGTAGCGATAGCGATGAGAATGCAGCCGGTGAAGCTTCTTTCTTCTTCTCTAACTTTGAAAGATTCTAA
- a CDS encoding M6 family metalloprotease domain-containing protein, which translates to MKRYFTITLLSLLLVGTNPLFAQRSNCGVSPEPNTFTQKDGSEITVLAYGNEQEHYLETKDGYTILANSEGVFEYATIDNTGNLVPSGIKANNKVTFKGKATPEKHLRYSHSQKAILAEIFTQLESKPGLGKKAPQGFPNKGVNKVCVLLIQYPDLLATIDKTVYQNLFNQVNYTSTGSFRDYYLKTSYGQLTLNSDVYGWYTADNGYKFYGKNNVNYSANTRALVRDAVESADSAGVDFSAYDNDLDGEVDGLLILHSGIGAEEQSAPNANDYIWSFRSSLGSGSVVTNAGVSVNSYCMFPEKRYNGGSYTAVGIGVISHEFGHILDLPDLYSTQSRGEGAGNFTNMAGGPWLNNEKTPCLFDAWSKSVMEWLQPTVISQNGTYTIKKAAVDSNFCYRINTPKANEYFLLENKQLKGFDRYIPGKGLAIWHINTNTARLLSQGGGNNVNNDTSKYGMGLVQADGLRGLEKATNRGDGGDLFPGTTTNRSFSGTTNPSSALYPTTSGGVRASSNVVISNITLNADSSITFTLGNKASASYSAASLNGCVPYTVTLNNNSLFANKYKWIFADSIGESSETNPTHVFTQKGSYKVTLYVLDSIDNIVDSNSQTFVINESPKAAALINRLGPDSFLLTNTSTNYDFVTWRFGSSSNSSQEPVILKASSPGKMSAMLIAYKATCTDTFNFELDIYNLGINEFSLLQNVSVFPNPFTNQLMVDIESLSSGDATVTMSNIIGQQIFAKEIALSKGKNTLDLSNEIGTQMQGTYFLTIRANDSFFVYKVLKINR; encoded by the coding sequence ATGAAGAGATATTTTACAATTACTTTATTAAGTTTACTTTTAGTTGGTACAAACCCATTGTTTGCACAAAGAAGCAACTGTGGCGTTTCACCGGAACCCAATACATTTACCCAAAAAGACGGAAGTGAAATTACCGTATTAGCTTACGGAAACGAACAAGAACATTATTTAGAAACAAAAGATGGTTATACCATTTTAGCCAATAGTGAAGGTGTTTTTGAATATGCTACTATTGATAACACTGGTAATTTAGTACCAAGCGGCATAAAAGCCAATAACAAAGTTACCTTTAAAGGCAAAGCAACACCTGAAAAACACCTGCGTTACAGCCATAGCCAAAAAGCTATTTTAGCTGAAATATTTACGCAATTAGAATCAAAACCAGGTTTAGGCAAAAAAGCACCACAAGGATTCCCCAATAAAGGAGTTAATAAAGTTTGTGTACTGTTAATTCAATATCCTGATTTGTTGGCTACCATTGATAAAACGGTATACCAGAATTTATTTAACCAAGTAAACTATACATCAACAGGTAGTTTTAGAGATTATTATTTAAAAACATCATACGGGCAGTTAACCTTAAACAGCGATGTATATGGTTGGTACACGGCAGATAATGGCTATAAATTTTACGGAAAAAACAATGTTAACTATTCAGCAAATACACGTGCTTTAGTACGCGATGCAGTAGAATCAGCAGATTCTGCAGGAGTAGATTTTTCTGCATATGACAATGATTTAGATGGAGAAGTGGATGGATTGCTTATACTACACTCAGGTATTGGAGCAGAAGAACAAAGCGCACCTAATGCCAACGATTATATTTGGAGTTTTAGAAGCAGTTTAGGTTCAGGTTCGGTGGTTACCAACGCAGGCGTTAGTGTTAATTCATATTGTATGTTTCCCGAAAAAAGATACAATGGTGGATCATATACGGCAGTAGGTATAGGTGTAATTAGCCACGAGTTTGGACATATACTTGATTTACCCGATTTATACAGTACACAAAGCAGAGGTGAGGGAGCAGGTAACTTTACCAATATGGCCGGTGGTCCGTGGTTAAACAATGAAAAAACACCTTGCCTTTTTGATGCTTGGAGTAAAAGCGTAATGGAGTGGTTACAACCAACCGTTATTTCGCAAAATGGTACGTACACTATTAAAAAAGCAGCAGTTGACTCTAACTTCTGCTATAGAATTAATACCCCTAAAGCCAATGAGTATTTCTTGTTAGAAAACAAACAGCTAAAAGGCTTTGACCGCTACATACCCGGAAAAGGTTTAGCTATCTGGCATATCAATACCAATACCGCCCGTTTACTTTCGCAAGGTGGGGGTAATAATGTAAACAACGATACTTCCAAATACGGAATGGGTTTAGTGCAGGCAGACGGATTAAGAGGCTTGGAAAAAGCAACCAACAGGGGTGATGGAGGCGATTTATTTCCGGGTACAACAACTAATAGAAGCTTTAGCGGCACTACCAACCCTTCATCAGCATTATATCCTACAACAAGTGGTGGTGTAAGAGCATCTTCAAATGTAGTTATATCAAACATAACGCTGAATGCAGATAGCTCTATTACCTTTACTTTAGGCAATAAAGCCTCCGCTTCATACAGTGCAGCCAGCTTAAATGGTTGTGTTCCGTATACTGTTACCTTAAATAACAACTCGTTATTTGCCAATAAATACAAATGGATTTTTGCCGATAGCATTGGAGAAAGCAGTGAAACCAATCCTACACACGTATTTACGCAAAAAGGAAGCTATAAAGTAACTCTTTATGTGTTAGATTCAATTGACAATATTGTTGATTCAAACAGTCAAACATTTGTTATCAATGAAAGTCCTAAAGCAGCCGCTTTAATTAACAGATTGGGACCAGATTCATTCCTGTTAACCAACACTTCAACCAATTATGATTTTGTTACCTGGCGTTTTGGTTCAAGCAGTAACAGCAGCCAGGAACCTGTTATTTTAAAAGCATCAAGTCCAGGAAAAATGTCGGCTATGCTTATTGCTTACAAAGCTACTTGTACCGATACTTTTAACTTTGAATTAGATATTTACAACCTCGGTATTAATGAGTTCAGCTTATTGCAAAATGTATCTGTTTTTCCAAATCCATTTACAAACCAGTTAATGGTTGACATAGAATCATTGTCGAGCGGTGATGCAACAGTAACCATGAGCAATATTATTGGCCAGCAAATATTTGCCAAAGAAATAGCTTTAAGCAAAGGTAAAAACACCCTTGATTTGAGCAACGAAATAGGTACGCAAATGCAAGGCACTTACTTTTTAACAATAAGAGCAAATGATAGCTTTTTTGTTTATAAGGTTCTTAAAATCAACAGATAG
- the ahcY gene encoding adenosylhomocysteinase, whose amino-acid sequence MSETKSVAPYKVKDISLAEWGRKEIKLAEAEMPGLMSIRKEYGPQQPLKGARIAGCLHMTIQTAVLIETLKVLGAEVTWSSCNIFSTQDHAAAAIAAAGIPVYAWKGQNEEEFDWCIEQTLRAFEGGKALNMILDDGGDLTNMVFDRFPELTKDIKGLSEETTTGVHRLYERMKKGTLVMPAINVNDSVTKSKFDNKYGCKESLVDAIRRATDIMMAGKVAVVAGYGDVGKGSAESLRGAGARVLVTEIDPICALQAAMDGFEVVTMEEACGRANIFVTATGNVNIITDRHFKAMRDKSIVCNIGHFDNEIDMAWLNGNFGKTKDTIKPQVDIYNVNGNEIIILAEGRLVNLGCAMGHPSFVMSNSFSNQTLAQIELWNHSDKYENKVYVLPKHLDEKVAFLHLEHIGAKLTKLDAKQAEYIGVKVEGPFKAEMYRY is encoded by the coding sequence ATGTCAGAAACAAAATCAGTAGCTCCTTATAAAGTAAAGGACATCAGTTTAGCCGAGTGGGGCCGTAAAGAAATTAAATTAGCTGAAGCAGAAATGCCGGGTTTAATGTCAATTAGAAAAGAGTATGGCCCTCAACAACCGTTAAAAGGTGCTCGTATTGCTGGTTGCTTACACATGACTATTCAAACTGCCGTGTTAATTGAAACACTTAAAGTTTTAGGTGCTGAGGTAACTTGGAGTTCATGTAATATTTTCTCAACTCAAGATCATGCTGCTGCTGCTATTGCTGCTGCCGGTATCCCTGTTTACGCTTGGAAAGGTCAAAATGAGGAAGAGTTTGACTGGTGTATTGAGCAAACTTTACGTGCTTTTGAAGGCGGTAAAGCATTGAACATGATTTTAGATGACGGTGGGGATTTAACCAATATGGTTTTTGACCGTTTCCCTGAGTTAACTAAAGATATCAAAGGTTTATCAGAAGAAACTACTACCGGTGTTCACCGTTTATACGAACGTATGAAAAAAGGTACTTTAGTAATGCCTGCTATCAACGTTAACGATTCGGTTACTAAATCTAAATTTGATAACAAATACGGTTGTAAAGAATCATTGGTTGATGCTATTCGTAGAGCAACTGATATTATGATGGCTGGTAAAGTCGCTGTTGTTGCTGGTTACGGTGATGTAGGAAAAGGTTCTGCTGAGTCATTACGTGGTGCTGGTGCAAGAGTATTGGTTACTGAAATCGATCCTATTTGTGCTTTACAAGCTGCAATGGATGGTTTTGAAGTAGTAACTATGGAAGAAGCTTGTGGCCGTGCTAATATTTTTGTTACTGCTACCGGTAACGTAAATATTATTACTGACCGTCATTTCAAAGCTATGCGCGATAAATCTATCGTTTGTAACATTGGTCACTTTGACAATGAAATAGACATGGCTTGGTTAAACGGTAATTTTGGTAAAACTAAAGATACTATTAAACCACAAGTTGATATTTATAATGTAAACGGTAACGAAATTATTATATTAGCTGAAGGTCGTTTAGTTAACTTAGGTTGTGCTATGGGTCATCCAAGTTTTGTAATGAGTAATTCATTCTCAAACCAAACTTTGGCTCAAATTGAATTATGGAACCACAGTGATAAATACGAAAACAAAGTTTACGTATTACCTAAACACTTAGATGAAAAAGTTGCATTCTTACATTTAGAGCATATTGGTGCTAAATTAACTAAGTTAGATGCTAAACAAGCTGAGTATATTGGTGTAAAAGTAGAAGGTCCTTTCAAAGCTGAAATGTACAGATACTAA
- a CDS encoding TonB-dependent receptor plug domain-containing protein translates to MKKYCCVVVGILLTNLAWGQTSQTDSAHQLNQVFIKGLRATNLNSASVIQTLSTTDLLSRQGSTMAEVLQENTPIFIRNYGSGGLATASFRGSNAYHTPVIWNGINIQNPMNGQIDFSSIPVFLSDEISLQYGGNGGVWGSGAMAGLLFINSAVSTNKKLKVELLASAFDYGVFQQGAKVSFNYKKLFSSTKAFLNTGDNSFMYRYRGQDFYQKNAHLNDKGFQQVLAYQANAKNTITGLFWYNESDKQIAPSLNAAFNNANQKDKNARAAITWNNKTTKHSNEVKLAYYYDEIFYSSYDIPQSLSKSNTFNLTGEHQITFNSQNSIHFGINNWLAFANVDGYDQQVNQNRLAGFAYYKSGIKKIKMQQQFGLRSELVNEKFIPLMPSYYMQLPLVKNILFKINIARTYRLPTFNDLYWKNGGNINLQPEQGWSSDCAFSYLKNKDKWNYDITLSVFYRNTENYIQWIPINAAIFSPINIGNVNARGIEFIAKSTVQTSEKSSIKGSYLGSFLQAVDQNSDLQLIFTPRIKHVFNILFLYKSLTLKYNHIYNGVSFTKSDHSEWNDDFDIGNFVVSKSFALNQQNKLNLQVAVNNVWDKSYLVMPDRPMPLRNYQFTIQYTLN, encoded by the coding sequence ATGAAAAAATATTGTTGTGTAGTTGTAGGTATTTTATTGACTAATTTGGCTTGGGGCCAAACTAGCCAAACAGACTCTGCGCACCAGTTAAACCAAGTTTTTATTAAAGGGTTACGTGCCACAAACCTGAATAGTGCCAGTGTTATTCAAACACTATCCACCACCGATTTATTAAGCAGGCAAGGCAGTACAATGGCCGAAGTATTGCAGGAAAACACCCCCATATTTATTAGGAACTATGGCTCCGGAGGTTTAGCTACCGCCAGTTTCAGGGGCAGTAATGCCTACCATACACCGGTAATCTGGAATGGAATCAATATCCAGAATCCAATGAATGGACAAATCGATTTCAGTTCTATTCCTGTTTTTTTAAGCGATGAAATTAGCTTGCAGTATGGAGGAAACGGAGGCGTATGGGGCAGTGGAGCTATGGCTGGCTTGCTTTTTATTAATAGTGCCGTAAGTACCAATAAAAAGTTAAAAGTAGAGCTATTGGCCAGTGCGTTCGACTATGGTGTATTTCAGCAGGGAGCCAAAGTTAGCTTTAACTATAAAAAACTATTTTCAAGCACAAAGGCCTTTTTAAATACAGGCGATAACAGCTTTATGTATCGATACAGGGGGCAGGATTTCTATCAAAAGAATGCCCATTTAAACGACAAAGGATTTCAACAGGTATTGGCTTATCAGGCCAACGCAAAAAATACCATAACTGGATTGTTTTGGTACAATGAAAGCGACAAGCAAATTGCCCCTAGTTTAAATGCCGCATTTAATAATGCCAATCAAAAGGATAAAAATGCAAGAGCCGCTATTACTTGGAATAATAAAACAACTAAGCATAGCAATGAGGTAAAACTGGCTTATTACTACGATGAAATATTTTACAGCAGCTATGATATACCTCAATCATTAAGCAAAAGCAATACATTTAATTTAACAGGAGAGCATCAAATAACATTCAATAGCCAAAACAGTATTCATTTTGGTATTAATAATTGGCTTGCTTTTGCCAATGTAGATGGTTACGACCAGCAGGTAAACCAGAACAGGTTGGCCGGATTTGCCTATTATAAATCAGGCATTAAAAAAATAAAAATGCAGCAACAATTTGGCTTAAGAAGCGAGTTGGTAAATGAAAAATTTATCCCTTTGATGCCAAGTTATTATATGCAGCTACCCCTTGTAAAAAATATATTATTTAAAATAAACATAGCCCGCACCTATCGCTTACCAACGTTTAACGATTTATACTGGAAAAACGGAGGCAATATAAATTTACAACCGGAACAAGGCTGGAGCAGCGATTGTGCTTTTTCATACCTAAAGAATAAGGACAAATGGAACTATGATATAACCCTATCGGTTTTTTACAGAAACACCGAAAACTATATTCAATGGATTCCTATCAATGCAGCCATTTTCTCTCCTATTAATATTGGCAATGTAAATGCCAGAGGAATTGAATTCATAGCAAAGTCAACTGTTCAAACTTCAGAGAAATCAAGTATTAAGGGCAGTTACTTAGGTAGCTTTTTGCAAGCAGTTGACCAAAACAGTGACTTGCAATTAATATTTACACCCAGGATAAAGCATGTATTTAATATTTTGTTCCTGTACAAAAGCTTAACCTTAAAATACAACCACATTTATAACGGGGTTAGCTTTACAAAATCAGACCACAGTGAGTGGAACGATGATTTTGACATAGGCAACTTTGTTGTTTCAAAAAGCTTTGCGCTTAATCAACAAAACAAACTCAATTTACAGGTAGCAGTGAACAATGTATGGGATAAAAGTTATTTGGTTATGCCAGACAGACCTATGCCTTTACGTAACTACCAATTTACAATTCAATATACTTTAAATTAA
- a CDS encoding T9SS type A sorting domain-containing protein codes for MKKSLVLILIIISTGKLSAQFDNQVGFGAKNAIHKDSSIIKAWATKTTLQRGWQDISDTSLGKATVGTPFYTTGIADGTVLSLGDSGIAILQFERPITNGQGYDFCVFENGFTLNSGVAEAFLEYAHVEVSSDGVQFFRFPSQSKIDTLVQKASFDYMNTNLVDGLAGKYIANYGTPFDLAVLANQPNLNINKITHVKIIDVVGSINNVYATRDNLGNKINDPWPTPFAAGGFDLDAVGVMNQAEPNGIANSEHEVFKVYPNPVKAGDKIYINNSQQASISLFDANGKCLLTKETSEDSFIDTEGLHKGVYVLLVNGLNKTYAKTLMLN; via the coding sequence ATGAAAAAAAGTTTAGTCCTTATTTTAATCATTATAAGCACGGGTAAGTTGAGTGCACAATTCGATAACCAGGTAGGTTTTGGTGCAAAAAATGCTATCCATAAAGATAGCAGTATTATAAAAGCTTGGGCTACCAAAACTACTTTGCAAAGAGGCTGGCAGGATATTAGCGATACAAGCCTTGGTAAAGCAACGGTGGGCACTCCTTTTTACACCACAGGCATAGCCGATGGAACGGTATTAAGCTTAGGCGATTCGGGTATTGCAATTCTGCAATTTGAAAGACCAATTACCAATGGGCAAGGCTATGATTTTTGTGTGTTTGAAAATGGCTTTACCCTTAATTCAGGTGTGGCGGAAGCTTTTTTAGAATATGCGCACGTAGAAGTAAGTAGCGATGGCGTTCAGTTTTTCCGTTTTCCTTCCCAATCAAAAATAGATACACTGGTTCAAAAGGCTTCTTTCGATTATATGAATACCAATTTGGTAGATGGTTTAGCAGGTAAATATATTGCTAACTATGGAACCCCTTTCGATTTAGCAGTTTTAGCCAATCAGCCAAACCTGAATATAAATAAAATTACCCATGTAAAAATTATAGATGTAGTAGGAAGCATTAACAATGTATACGCTACCCGTGATAATTTAGGTAATAAAATAAACGACCCATGGCCAACACCATTTGCAGCAGGTGGTTTCGATTTAGATGCCGTAGGTGTTATGAATCAGGCAGAGCCTAATGGCATTGCTAACAGTGAGCATGAAGTATTTAAAGTATATCCAAATCCGGTAAAAGCAGGTGATAAAATATACATCAACAATAGCCAGCAAGCATCCATTAGTTTGTTTGATGCCAATGGAAAATGTTTGTTAACCAAAGAAACAAGTGAAGATAGTTTTATTGATACTGAAGGATTACACAAAGGCGTATATGTTTTATTGGTTAACGGGCTCAATAAAACATATGCTAAAACATTAATGTTAAACTAA